In Nicotiana tabacum cultivar K326 chromosome 19, ASM71507v2, whole genome shotgun sequence, one DNA window encodes the following:
- the LOC142173705 gene encoding uncharacterized protein LOC142173705 encodes MAAPPNFEEGQSTYRPPRFNGQYYGWWKTRMHDFIMAEDSKLWDVICDGPFVPTKNLGDPAVTIPKTRKEFNDADRKAIEKNFRAKKILICGISPDEYNRILACQSAKEIWEALQTAHEGITQVKQSKINMLTTEYELFRMKDDESIQDMHTRFTSIINELHSLGETISRNKLVRKILSILPSSWESKVNAITEAKDLQTLTIDELVAI; translated from the coding sequence atggctgctcctCCAAACTTCGAAGAAGGCCAGTCTACTTACAGACCACCTAGGTTCAATGGACAATATTACGGATGGTGGAAAACTAGGATGCATgacttcatcatggctgaagattctaAGCTATGGGATGTCATATGTGATGGACCCTTTGTTCCCACCAAGAATCTTGGTGACCCAGCTGTAACCATTCCCAAGACGAGGAAGGAATTCAATGACGCTGATCGAAAGGCCATAGAAAAGAActttcgtgcaaagaaaattcttatttGTGGCATTAGTCCTGATGAATATAACAGGATATTAGCATGCCAATCTGCAAAAGAAATCTGGGAGGCTCTTCAGACAGCTCACGAAGGAATAACACAAGTTAAGCAATCCAAGATCAACATGCTCACAACTGAATacgagctcttcaggatgaaagATGATGAATCCATCCAAGATATGCACACTCGCTTCACCTCTATCATTAATGAGCTTCactctcttggtgaaactatttcaAGAAACAAGCTTGTCAGGAAAATCCTTAGTATTCTgcccagttcttgggaaagcaaagtgaaCGCCATTACAGAGGCGAAGGACTTGCAGACACTGACCATAGATGAACTTGTGGCAATCTGA